The Brachionichthys hirsutus isolate HB-005 chromosome 3, CSIRO-AGI_Bhir_v1, whole genome shotgun sequence genome has a window encoding:
- the mc5ra gene encoding melanocortin 5a receptor, translated as MNVSGLSRPMEGVLANSSWDYLAYHQNDTRTPPLLPLSTGTAQPAVCEQVHIAIEVFLILGIISMLENILVITAIVKNKNLHSPMYFFICSLAVADLLVSVSNAWETIIIYLLNHRQLVVEDHFIRQMDNVFDSMICIAVVASMCSLLSIAVDRYVTIFYALRYHSIMTVRRAGCVIGAIWTFCTGCGIVFIIYSDTTAVVICLVSMFFAMLFIMASLYSHMFMLARSHVKRIAALPGQNSVHQGASMKGAVTLTILLGVFVVCWAPFFLHLVLMISCPRNLSCMCFMAHFNVYLILIMCNSVIDPLIYAFRSQEMRKTFKEIICCSSLKHLCSDC; from the exons ATGAATGTGTCTGGTCTCTCCCGCCCAATGGAGGGGGTGCTGGCCAACTCCAGCTGGGATTATCTCGCCTATCACCAAAACGACACCCGGACCCCCCCACTGCTGCCACTCAGCACCGGCACCGCTcagcctgcagtgtgtgagCAGGTCCACATCGCTATTGAG GTCTTTCTGATCCTCGGTATCATCTCCATGCTGGAGAACATCCTGGTCATCACAGCCATAGTAAAGAACAAGAACCTCCACTCGCCCATGTACTTCTTCATTTGCAG TTTGGCAGTCGCCGACTTGCTGGTGAGCGTGTCCAACGCCTGGGAGACCATCATCATTTACCTCCTCAACCACAGACAGCTGGTCGTGGAGGACCACTTCATCAGACAGATGGACAACGTGTTCGACTCCATGATCTGCATCGCCGTCGTTGCCTCCATGTGCAGCCTGCTGTCCATCGCCGTGGACAG GTACGTGACCATCTTCTATGCACTGAGATATCACAGCATCATGACCGTGAGGAGGGCTGGCTGCGTGATCGGGGCAATCTGGACCTTCTGCACCGGCTGCGGGATCGTCTTCATCATTTACTCCGACACCACCGCCGTCGTCATCTGCCTGGTCTCCATGTTTTTCGCCATGCTGTTCATCATGGCCTCCCTCTACAGCCACATGTTCATGCTGGCACGTTCGCATGTCAAGCGCATCGCCGCGCTGCCCGGCCAAAACTCTGTCCACCAGGGGGCCAGCATGAAGGGGGCCGTCACTCTGACCATCCTGCTGGGGGTCTTCGTCGTCTGCTGGGCGCCCTTCTTCCTCCACTTGGTCCTGATGATCTCCTGCCCACGGAACCTCTCCTGCATGTGCTTCATGGCCCACTTCAACGTGTACCTCATCCTCATTATGTGCAACTCCGTGATTGATCCACTCATCTATGCCTTCAGGAGTCAAGAGATGAGGAAGACGTTTAAGGAAATCATCTGTTGTTCCAGCCTGAAACATCTGTGCTCTGACTGTTAA